A stretch of the Microcoleus sp. FACHB-672 genome encodes the following:
- a CDS encoding PP2C family protein-serine/threonine phosphatase, translated as MTAVPLPRRPSQPVNPADSSASADMTPVFALKDLVARLQREQHKIQDLLSSLGFALRSFNNLNQFLELIPLVASRVTDADGGALVLFKPNGQVRLQRLHCQEGRQCQDIRQALEAATRQVAASSSSAAPLTPSTATLDSEVSRSLGADVQLFGTAILIKNAERGRLYVFSRDPEYTWTETRQKLVRLVADQTAVAIENDELTVELRQKERLDRELEIGAEIQLRLLPRQCPKIQGVELAAKCQTANRVGGDYYDFIPTSHDCERRTQGEQVRSKAPGGNPAGPWSVVIGDVMGKGVPAGLIMTMTRGMLRAEVLNGHSPARILQHLNRVMYTDLENSHRFVTLFYSEYDPQTRILSYSNAAHHPPLLWQAGTGAIQRLDTLGMLIGLDADTTYQEAQVQLHPGDTIIYFTDGFTDAANQSGERFDEENLIGAFQWACQHCPNPQAILDYLFDRVQQFIGLNNHNSDDMTLVVMQVQSSEMAVGRSVQKAAVTGE; from the coding sequence ATGACTGCTGTACCTCTACCTCGCCGGCCATCGCAACCTGTGAATCCTGCTGACAGTAGTGCCTCTGCGGACATGACACCCGTTTTTGCCCTCAAAGACTTAGTGGCACGTTTGCAGCGGGAACAGCACAAAATTCAGGATTTGCTCAGTTCTCTCGGTTTCGCTCTGCGAAGCTTTAACAATCTCAATCAGTTTTTAGAGCTAATTCCCCTTGTCGCCAGCCGTGTGACTGATGCAGATGGGGGGGCACTGGTGCTATTTAAACCAAATGGCCAAGTGAGGCTACAGCGGTTGCATTGCCAGGAGGGCCGGCAGTGTCAGGATATCCGCCAAGCGCTGGAGGCAGCAACCCGTCAAGTAGCAGCCTCTTCCTCATCTGCTGCGCCCCTAACGCCTTCCACCGCCACCCTCGATAGTGAAGTCAGCCGATCCTTAGGTGCAGATGTGCAATTGTTTGGCACTGCCATTTTGATTAAGAATGCTGAACGAGGGCGTCTGTATGTTTTTAGCCGCGATCCCGAATACACCTGGACGGAAACGCGCCAGAAGTTAGTCCGTTTAGTGGCTGACCAAACGGCAGTGGCTATTGAAAATGACGAACTGACGGTTGAACTGCGCCAGAAAGAACGGCTAGATCGGGAACTGGAAATTGGGGCAGAAATCCAGCTGCGCCTGCTGCCTCGCCAATGTCCCAAAATTCAAGGCGTTGAACTAGCAGCAAAGTGCCAAACGGCGAACCGTGTGGGGGGAGATTACTACGATTTCATTCCCACCAGCCACGATTGTGAGAGGCGCACGCAAGGTGAACAGGTGCGCTCTAAAGCGCCTGGTGGTAACCCAGCCGGTCCCTGGAGTGTGGTGATCGGGGATGTCATGGGTAAGGGAGTGCCTGCCGGCCTGATTATGACTATGACGCGAGGAATGCTGCGAGCGGAAGTTCTTAATGGCCACTCGCCGGCTCGGATTCTGCAACATTTAAATCGGGTCATGTATACCGATTTGGAAAATTCCCACCGATTTGTCACGCTATTTTATTCAGAGTACGACCCACAAACGCGTATCCTGTCTTACAGTAATGCCGCTCATCACCCCCCACTGTTGTGGCAAGCCGGCACCGGCGCGATCCAACGCTTAGATACACTGGGAATGCTGATTGGTTTGGATGCAGACACCACCTACCAAGAAGCTCAAGTGCAACTTCACCCCGGAGATACGATTATTTATTTCACTGATGGGTTTACGGATGCAGCCAACCAAAGTGGTGAGCGTTTCGATGAGGAAAATCTGATCGGCGCTTTTCAATGGGCTTGCCAGCATTGCCCAAATCCCCAAGCGATTTTAGATTATCTGTTTGATCGGGTGCAGCAATTCATTGGCCTAAATAACCACAATAGTGATGATATGACGCTTGTGGTCATGCAGGTGCAATCTTCTGAGATGGCTGTAGGGCGTTCAGTTCAAAAAGCTGCGGTGACAGGGGAGTAG